The nucleotide window tggatggatggatggatggatggatggatggatggatggatggatggatggatggatggatggatggatggatggatggatggatggatggatggatggatggatggatggatgataacaaagtttataaagtaataaaaccTGTTGTAAACCTTTACCTTCAGCTCTGTTATttcccagttttttttgttttcaaagcgTCTGATTGGCTGCCTGAAGCTGAAATCAAGCTGCtgacaaaatgcagttttttattttatcaattaagttgtttttttaattaaagaagaCCGAAACCGACAGCAGAAACTGGATcttatgtctttgtttctgcttccaGGATGACAGTTCAGCCTTCTATCCATCACGTTCTTCGGCGGAATCACAAGCTGTGAAAATCCGAGGCCCGGTGTGAGAAATCAGACGCCGGCGCCACACAGGAAACATTCCCCCACCGACGGCTGACACCTGGCTGTTCCCGCCCCGCGCTCACACACAGTCCAGCAGATTAATAAACGGGACGTTTCACAGCTCAGCgggaagaaaaactgatttataaagTCTGTGTAAAGACAAAAGGTCGGGCTAGAAATAGATACAGCAGATAGGTCCTAATGTTGGGTTAACCAGTTTtctccaattaaaaaaaagcataatttacttattaaaacaactctaagTACTGTCTTCCTGTTGGATCACTTTGTAACATTTAACCAGGTTATTATTAATACTATAACTGCAGATGTGGCtgtaataaacaaattaaattatttttttatttaacttcacTACAAAAGAAGGCCTGTTCGGTGTTAtacgcttttatttttatgacattttaatttctctCAGGTCCTCTTTCCTCCCCACAGcctgatgctaccaccaccatgcttgactgTTGCTTCATGAAACTAACAATGAccaacacaaactaaaaactgtgCCGACAACAAAACTGACAGGCTGCTCCAAACAGCTCACTCTACAGTTTATGCTAACAGGTTAGCTGGAGCCAGAGTCAGGAACAAGGTTCGAGTTCTGACCCGTCTGGAGTTAGAGAAGGTCTGCATTCTGGGGTCAGATGAGACCCGAATCCAGCTCTTTGGCATCAGCTTGACCCAAAGAGCACCATCCCACAGCCAGGCATGGAGGTAGAAACATGATGGTTTGGGGCTCAGGGTGACTTCCCCACGTTTAGGAGCCAATGAACAGAACTTCTTCCCTCTGAAGATGGGTCGAGGACAACGGTCCACAACATCCCATCAGCTCAACAAAGGAGCGTCTAAAGAAGGACGTCCAGGTCCTGGAGGCATCTCACCACATGTCCTGTAGGACATCcgtggaggagctgaagcttcGAGTTTCCAACAACAAACTGGAGGGTTTAgtaaagaggagtgggccaGAATCCCTCCTGAGACATTCATAAACCTGCTGAGGAACTACAAGAAACATCTGACCAAGAAAAGTTTCTCCACCAAGAACGGAGTCAGGGTTCAGATCTTTTATTATCTTACCAATAAAACTAAACGGATGTTAGAGACTGACTATTTCTTTATGAGCAAAGacttgtttcctctgcagggatGTTCTGATGGTTCAGAGCTGCCGGGAGCTCTTACATCACCTGTTTTATTCTGAACCTCGGGTCTGGGTCGGGCTCTCACCTCCAGCGTGctccgctgctgctgctggtacAGGTGCTGCTCGGACTCCTGGCTGCTGACGCTCACGCGCGGCAGGGTCTGCAGGTAGACCTGCTGCATCATGGGCTGCTGGATCATGGGCTGCTGGATGACGTGCTGGCCCATCATGGGCTGACCCATAATCACGAAGGACTGCTGCGGCATGGCCTGCTGCATCGGAACCAGGTACCGGACGGACTCGTAGGAGCCGTTGACGGCGGTGTAGGGAAGCTGGGACACGTGGGACACCGGGGACACCGGGGTCACCCGCGGAGACTCGGAGCGCATCATGATCGTGGCCGTCACCGGTTCCGGGGTCACGTCCCTCGTCTTGTAGGTGTGCACGGTGGTTTTGCTGGTCTGGACAGACATGTTGTCTCACGGCTCCTCGGACCTGATCCGCtccgtcctctgtcctctgtcctctgtcctctgtctgcGGGCTGAACTGGAGAGGAAAGTCCGGTTCGGAGAGTTCTTCTGTGGGAAGGAAAAGCCAGAGGAGAGGGAGGCGCCCTGATCcgcggagaggaggaggtgggagggATCAGATCAGCTGATAAACTGAAGGAAGGTTCAGACGTCAAAGTCAGATAAAGTCGCAGCTTTAAAACTAAACCTGAAGGCCTGAGGTTTGTTCCAACACCTTTTATTCACTGAACTTTCCTTTTCTGTTCATTCGATGCAACAAGATAAGATATCCTGATTTCAACTCAGTTCAgtcaacaaactaaaacaaagaggtcaacaaactgcagaaactgCTGTGTCTGATTCAGCCGCCAGGGGGAGACAAACAGCAGCCAGTTCATCCAACAAAAGATGAACTTTTACCTGAAATGtttaatcaatattttataCAGAAACAATCTGTTTCAGGaagatgttgtgtaaaatagcatgtttaaaaataaaatctctgagCTCACCTTTTTCACAGGACTGAAGATCTGGTGAAGTTTTAAACATCACAATTAatgctcaaaacaaaaactgatcaaTCTGCAGAAGCAGAAGAACAAACATGGCTTACACTTTAAGGGGAATATTTCATTTACTTGGGAACTGTCAGGAGGTGCAgatctaaaaaacatttttgtgtgtttctgtttgaggttGAAACTACGAAACAGTTTAAATGAAGGGATTAAAGGGGATAAATTACTTCAGGAGGGGTTTGGGCAAATTAATCTCACAAGATGCAGGAAAGAGGAAGTTAGTGCATGACTGGGTGTCAGGTTTACtcctttaattctttattttgctgACATTCATCTAGCAGAATGTGCATCATTTATTCTGAGTTATGTTTGAAATTCTGCAAAATCTTGAAGGACTTGGATTAATTAACTGGATTAATCTGATGGATTAAGTGTAGTGTCGACTGTGATTGATGTTAacgataaaaaaggaaaaactggcTGTAAGGTCTGTACTTTAAGGAGAGGAGGTGGCATTTATTGAATAAGATATACAtcagtatttgtgttttgtgtctaTGTATTTCATCCTGTCATGATTAGTAGTGTGTATTACTTTCAGGCTGTCTTTATTGtccaaaaaaaagattattcatttattcattattaatgATATAAGTtaagaaaacattcagacttTAGGTATCATTGCTACTTTATCTCAAAGTAAAGATAATTTAGTACTGTTTTATAGGAAATTATTATAGTATAGTAAATTAttataatagaaaaaaagatttaaaactctCAGTTTTGACATGtgctaatttaaatttaaaaaggctttaatgTATAAATTACAAGTAAGcatctttatattttagctgttgttttagttgttttttgcatttatgcatggaatacttttaaaaacaaggttttggttgtttttattaaattgtgtCTTTCAGATCTGTAATCTTCAAAAGTCTTAATTGGACAAtgttctaaatttaaaacaagttaaatcaTTAGAATAATCCTTACAACATGTTAAGACCTTTGATTAAATTACACTGATTTTCCTTCatctaaataaaaacctaaaattttCTGGATACCTAAATTTCCTGAAAAGTCATCAAACCGGTTTTAGAGCCACTTCCGCTGGCTTACCGGAAGTTGTAGGTTTTTTATTAGTTCAAACGTTTCCCGCTTGATTTGTAACCTTtattaaaaagctgaattatGTCGAAAATTTCGAGTCTTGTTTTATATTGTGATGCAGTTCTATCGATCAttgaaacttttattgtttcGTATTAATTTTCTCGGAGAAAACACGGAGTCCTCGCAAGAATAGGAAGATCCCGCGGGGAAATTTGAACTCTCGCGATATTCCGCGAGAACAGGCAGCCGGGCGGTCATCGAGGAAGCCTTTCTGTCTATGGAGCCCAGTAATGGCTGTTATCCATCTTAGCGCCACTTCTCCGGGTTTACGAGTCCAAATTAGAAATTCAACGATGTTTATGTCGTAGCTTTAAAGCCTCTTGTACCTCAGGTAAGAGCAAAACGAAGTCCCGTTTGCTTAAAGCACCGCCGAAACGCGCATTTAGTCGCCATTTTCGGCATCTTCTTCATCGCCAACTGGTTCCGCTATTTGAAAAACACGgaaacaacagtcagaaaacAGACAGTTTAACAGTTATTATACTGCAGGCTCcctaacacagaaacaacagtcagaaaacAGACAGTTTAACAGTTATTCTACTGCAGCCTCCCAACAGATGATAGTTAACGGATCTGCGGTTGGTGCTCTTTTAATACGGGCGAGCTGCATTTATGTAATTCGGTAGCGGTTGAACTGACAACCTGGATCCGTTATTTCCTTCACGAAAACAAACGAGTTTTTTACGCCGAATTCATCCTCGGAACCGATTTATCTGAAGTGTAAGTTTAAAcctgaatttaattaaatgtttctggAGGGATTTGGGGGATCATTCATGAGTTTGCGGGTTTCTGGAAGGAGTTTGGCGTGCAGAGGGCTGCGTGGCCTCCAACTCCGCTTGTGCTGTtgcacaaaaatgattatatttatactttctttttcattttatcatttgtaATCAGCCACCTGCTTTTCTGCTAACAAcccttttgtgtgtttaaggAATCCTGAGTTTATATTTGTCCAGAATGTCTTCTTATAACCATCTGAATTcagaacaaagtgtttttttttctgcaaatttattgcttttattttggagtaaAGCTCTGCAGCAGGAGTTGCATAATTGTTCAACAGTTTTCTAAGAATGGAAGCTTTTTTTGTCACTCATTTACCTCTTAAATATTATCACTTTTATCATATCTCTATACAGCTGTGCAGAAGTCTTAAGCTGTAGTCTTTTGCCTTCAAGGAGCcgatcattgttttgtttattttaatgattttggtctgtatttcttcatgtttcattGGATATCAGCTGcttttctcactcattttaCATCCAGTCCAAGACCCAGCTCTGTGGTTTTTTTAGAGACTCAGTTTGTTCCTGGAGGCTGAGAAAAGACCTGATTTCTCTCAGCTTCCTGTCTCTTTGTGCTGATGGAGTGAtgctgtgatgatgatgatgatggctcGGACTGATTCCTGCTCGTCTTTTTCTGTAACAATCTGTTTTCCTGCTGACTCAGTGGCTCAGCAGAGACGGGGGATGTTCCGGACGTTAATAAGGTTTTATTCTCTGCCGTCTCCTCAGTTGTGCCTGTGGCCTCGCCACTCACCCACAATGCATTGCCAGAGGCCTCTGTGTTCGTCAGACAGACCGATGTAACCGTTTCTTCCAGCCCTTCTGGTCCAAATCAGAGCAACGAAGCAGGAAGGTAAGAGTCTTACCTAACACAATTTCTCTTTAGGAAGTgaattttctttgtgtgttgtGATTAAATTAAAGCACTTTGCTACAGATTTATCGGTGTAAAGGACACCCAcagtatttaatttatttgtatttatttcagctCCTTCCCTGACTGATCTCCTTCAGGTCCGACTGCAGTCATGTCTGGTTCTGGTGACCTGCCAGGTGAGGCGTTACTGTCACAGAATCTGGAGCAGAActtacatcaaatattttaccttttattaaTTATTCGCTGGTGTTTCAGCAACTTTCAACTCTAGGAAATGCAGCATCAAGAAGAgtttatattcatttattattataaacataaaagttaaagttgacagaataaaataaatccatctttgtgtttgtgctgaaaataggaaacacattaaacatctttttagattaaaacatcaaacattcAGCTTCATAATAAAAGCCTCAGTTTTCTGTGAACTCTGTCTGCTGGCTGTTAGTTTCTGACCCGAACGACCAGAACCAGAATCCTGTCTGAAACGGGAGCGTCCAGCAACACGATGTAAAACCTCCTGCAGGCCAAATTAAAAACTGCTTCTCTTTGCATTTTTCCAGCTTTAATCAgccgaaacaaaacaaaacgttcaCGTTCCCGATTCTGTTTTCTCccactttatttaaaacgtCCCACAAGTGAAGAGAAACAGTCAAGTTATTTCctatgttttaaacatttttgtttggaaaTTTGGTTAAAAAACCAACCAGAAAGAAGAGAAATTTGAGACCCTGACATTGTGTCTGCAGCCATCGAGGGTTCTGGGATGGGTGGGATGAAGCTTCCCGTCGGAATGACTCGACGGGCCCTCAGCTACGACGACAACCTGGAGGCCCCCATGTCCACGCCGCCCCACGACATCAGCATCAACAACCTGTGGAAGCGCCCCGTCATACCGGCGAGGAAGTTCTCCCAGCTGGCGGAGGTGATGGTTCTCGGCGCTGGCAGCTGGATCAGGATCACGGCTCCTCGGGTTTTTCACGAGTCTTTGTTTCccttcaggaggaggaggacggcgCCACCAAGCAGGCCGCCAAGCAGGCTGCCAGGCCGGACGGCACCACCTTCAAGGTTCCAGCTGTGGTCAAAACGAAAGCCTCTTCTATCATCATGAATTCTCTGATCACCAGTGAGCTGATCCTGAAGGTCCGGTTGTCCTCGAagctcattaaataaaaactaaatgtttttgtttttgtttttatctcagaaCAAACTCAAGAAAGTATGTTCAAGTTTGAGCAGACGGCCGGTCTGACCGACACCAGCTACACGCCACACAAAGGTCTCACCGCCGAGGAGACCAGGCACCACCACCGGATCCCCGAGTCCCTCCAGGTGAGACACGCCAAGAACCAGAACCTTCTTTCAGTTCTCGGGTTCTACGGATCAGAACAAAACTCATCTGGTCCATACCCGGTTCTGAAACGATTCAGATCTAACACAGATTCCCCCGAGGCATTATCAACAAATCTGAACCAGAATGTGGAAAAActgggtccagctcctgacccaacagaacccgggcccagctcctgacccaacagaacctcctccagcagcagaactctcagtgggttcctggttgtggaggagttgtggcccactcttctttcaggcgttgcttcagctctctgaggttctggttctggacagacggcctcacatctgactccagaatcagcccaaaccatcagccctccaccaccgtgctgacagctgcagtgcattctgggtaaacatctgtcctctgctctggttctgctccagaagtcttctggttccttcagatgaacctgagtcgagctgccatgttgtttttagagagaagaggctttgacctttgacctttaacctgctgactgaggcctgtagagtctgagcattgcacggtctgaccttcagggtgaatcagCAGCTGTTCTTCTCTTTGAGACGCTGTGGAAGCAGCTTTAACGTTTTGTTgaacctgttgtgtgtttttattaacttgaggtttgatttgattgttttaaagtttttaatcttacaagttttattgttttctgtcgTCTCTGACTAACATCTGGGTCTGCGTGTTTAGAAGCTGCAGATCCAGAGTTTGGAGGTGAAAGAAGAGAAGAGCTCCTCGGCCCAGTCCACTCCGTCCAACACTCCCCACAGCTCCCCGAAACAGCAGCGCAGGTACCCCCGACCCGCTGGTTCAAGTCCAGGACCCTGTCTGAGCCGGTCTCTCTCTGTGTGGATGTAAACAAAGGTcactctgtgtgtttctgctcagggGCTGGTTCAGCAGTACGGGTTCAGAGGTCAGCATCAGCTCCAACAGCAGCGTGGACGCCGGAGGCGGAGACTTGGCTGCAGGCGGCGCGGTGGAGCGGTGGGGCGTGTTCGGGCCTCGGCTGCCCGTCCAGAGTCAAACCTCGGACCTGGGATCAGAGGGTTCGGCTGCAGGTAACGACTTTCATCAGCTTCAGGGGGAAAAGTGTCTAAATGTGAAGAAAAGCCACCGAGCAGCTTGAGCGGCGCCCGTCGTTTGGTCCGCTTCACGGTCAGAACCAGGATTTGGGTTCAAGGATGAGTGATGGAACTTCAGTCCTGTTTGAGCAGTCTGTTCTCTCATTGGTTCCCTCACACCGTGACGCAGTTTCCCCTTAAATACGCTCAGACTTCCAGGCTCAGAGAAACGGTGTTCAGCTTTACTGATGGGATGGTTCGATCCGACTCTCagacttttaaaatcttttttccaGGATGACTTTAGGTAAGAGGAGAAGTTTCTCTGCAAGTGACAATTTATTGAATATTATAAAGAAAAGTCTTATTTATTATCTTTCTATCAAagtctttgtgtttattaagtGAAGCGAACGTCTAAAAGAGGAtgagtttaaactttaatgaatGTTGGCCGtttcttcctcctgcagctttggaaaacTCAAAGTTTCTCATTCagacataaataaaagctgtaaatgtttcctcttaTGCAACAACAGGATTTATTGAAACGAGTCATAAAACTCTAAACCTgaagaaagttggactttatggatttttacacaatcacgGGTTAAGTTTGGTGATTTTACCTCAGATTGTTTAAGTTGGAGTGTaaacactttttatatttaaattattacagAAGGAAGTCTTAAAATTCTGCTGAATGTTTGAGTTTCAGGcagaactgatttaaaaatgtgaaagtttCGTCTTaatagttttgttatttaaacacATGATGGCaggaagtcattttaaaacaactagaataaacagttttagttgTAGTTTCTCTGTACAGAAATCTGTAGAATCTGCTGGTGGAACATGAGGGAAAAAATGGCCTCCTGACACAACGAGCAGCACCTGCAGCCTGAAACCAAAACTTTCACACGTTGGCTTCTGTCCTCAGCCAAACCCGGCTGCTCTTGGACTTTGGCTCCGGCGCCGTGTTGACATCAGCAGTGAAACCGTGACCTCTTTATTACAAAAGCtgttcaaacaaacagatgtgacATCATCCAACCTGTTTTTATGTGAAGTCCATCAAACCGTTAGTAAAGATTATAATACCAGCCTCCGTCGCCGGTGGATCGTCATGAACACGGTGTTTCTTTCCCAGCAGGCTTTGCTCTGCAGGCGTACCGCGGCGCCCAGAAGCCGACGCCCATGGAGGTGATGAAGTCTCAGGCCACCCGGCTGGCTGACCACCCTCAGAAGGTGTCCCCGCCCAAGATGGAGATCCCCACCGTGGACGGCCGGCGTCAGGGAGCGCGTCCACACAAGCTGAAACACCGAGACATGAACATCCTGACGCCGTCCGGCTTCTGAGTCGCCACCGCCGGGAATGAAAACCTGCCACCATTTTGTTCAGATTTAATGTTGTATCAACTTCATCCTCTGAAACCCAAATAACCTGAGTTTGTTGCAGCTTGGAGCTTCTTTAATCCAGAATAAAACAGCTTCCTGCACCTTCCCCTCATGAACCCccagagttctggttctgacccaaCATCGTGACATGTCGGCAGCTGCAGGCAGGTTTTAGGTTGGAACAGGACTTCAGCTCAGAACTCCAGAAAACCGATTTAAACCTGGAGCTAAAATCAAAGTTTCTCTGCAGCCGTCTGGATTATTTTACAGATTATGTAACTTCAGGTGTTTTCTCCCAGATAAGGTGGATTATCTAATCTGAGCTGATGTTTGTTTACGCCTCCTGAACTTTGCCGTGTTTCCAAacctcagttcagttcagtttagtcTTAAACcaagagaacaaaaataatCCAGATTTATTGTAAACGTTGTCTCAGGTTCTTGCCCTCTGAAAAGTCAagtgaagaaatgtttttgtacagtttagttttagttgcagAGGAGGAGACGAGTGGTTGTGTGAGAGCACTTGTGTGTAAATATCAGACCCTAGTTTGGTTTTCTGACCCGGAGAAGTGATGGAAATCGTTTTACTGACACTTTGATTTGAAGACTTATTGTTGCTTTGAATTGTGTTCTGTTCTGTCTGtcgtttaaacacagagaagacGAGCTTTAATTTCAGTTTGTGATGATTCTGCAGGATGATGTGTGCGACGCTTGAAGGATTCGGATAAAACACCCCTCCTGGCTCGTGGTCACTAACGTGCACATCTGTTTTCTGTAACACAACCATGATGTAGTTTTTGTAGAAGTTTGTCATCACTCAGCTGTGGTGTAATCGTCTCCTGAAGCTGTAGACTTTCTTTGTGCTCCTCTGCCCTTCCCGACTGTTCACCACGATTATAGTTTCTGTacagtttagtttatgttacaGCACAGGTGACAATAAATGTTACATtctcatcagaaaaaaagagtctgagtttagtttatttctggtttaaaaacttttaattgaaacaagttttctttgcaCCTCATGATGACAAAACTCTTAATTTCCACACAGATCTGTTGTCTTTTCCTTCATCCTCAGAAAGCTTTGTCACTTTTCAGCGACTTCAAGGATGTCTGCTTTTATTCAGGAATAAAATCAGACTTTCTTCAAGtctgaatttactttttttttttaattgaaaaagtGCCGTCATGCAGAGAATGGGGACAGTCTT belongs to Kryptolebias marmoratus isolate JLee-2015 linkage group LG13, ASM164957v2, whole genome shotgun sequence and includes:
- the LOC108250333 gene encoding putative monooxygenase p33MONOX isoform X2 → MSGSGDLPAIEGSGMGGMKLPVGMTRRALSYDDNLEAPMSTPPHDISINNLWKRPVIPARKFSQLAEEEEDGATKQAAKQAARPDGTTFKVPAVVKTKASSIIMNSLITKQTQESMFKFEQTAGLTDTSYTPHKGLTAEETRHHHRIPESLQKLQIQSLEVKEEKSSSAQSTPSNTPHSSPKQQRRGWFSSTGSEVSISSNSSVDAGGGDLAAGGAVERWGVFGPRLPVQSQTSDLGSEGSAAGFALQAYRGAQKPTPMEVMKSQATRLADHPQKVSPPKMEIPTVDGRRQGARPHKLKHRDMNILTPSGF
- the LOC108250333 gene encoding putative monooxygenase p33MONOX isoform X1; the encoded protein is MSGSGDLPAIEGSGMGGMKLPVGMTRRALSYDDNLEAPMSTPPHDISINNLWKRPVIPARKFSQLAEEEEDGATKQAAKQAARPDGTTFKVPAVVKTKASSIIMNSLITKQTQESMFKFEQTAGLTDTSYTPHKGLTAEETRHHHRIPESLQKLQIQSLEVKEEKSSSAQSTPSNTPHSSPKQQRRGWFSSTGSEVSISSNSSVDAGGGDLAAGGAVERWGVFGPRLPVQSQTSDLGSEGSAAAGFALQAYRGAQKPTPMEVMKSQATRLADHPQKVSPPKMEIPTVDGRRQGARPHKLKHRDMNILTPSGF